Part of the Geobacter pickeringii genome, TGTGATCGGCACTCTGTTCTAGCGGTAGAAGGCAGCGGACAACAACGACTCGATGTGAAGGGCGCGGAGGCCGCCGGATGGTCTCCGCGCTTTTGCGCGTCAGGAGGAACCATGGGGGATATGCTTGGAATCGCGGTGGGGACCGTCACGATGCGGCCCTACGTCTTTGCCTTTTTCGCCGCCTACCTGGTGGCGGCGGTGCCGCATCTTGGGTGGCGAAAGATCGCTCTGTTCACGGTCGCAGGGTATCTGACCTCGTTCATCTCGGAGGTCAGCTCCATCAATACCGGCATCCCCTACGGCTGGTATTACTACATCGACGCCACCAGCGCCCGCGAACTGTGGATAGCGGGGGTGCCGTTCTTCGATTCGCTCTCCTACGTGTTCCTTGCCTACTGCAGCTATGCCACGGCTCTTTTCGTGGTCTCGCCGGTAAAGGCGTGGCGGTGGGAACTGGTGACCTTGGAGACCCACGCCATCAGACGTTCCCTGTCGGTGCTCTTCCTCGGATCACTTTTTCAAGTCTTTCTCGATATCATCACCGATCCGGTGGCACTCCAGGGACGACGCTGGTTTTTGGGGCAGATCTACGGTTATCGCGAAACAGGGATCCATTATGGCGTTCCGCTCTCGAATTACGGAGGCTGGTGGCTCGTGAGCGCTCTCATGATCTTCATCATGCAGATGATCGACCGCGGGTGGGAGCGGCCGGGGAAGAGACCGGCCGGCGTGGCCAACCTCCCATTCCGTTCGCTTTATGGGCCGGTGCTGTATCTCTCGGTGATCGCGTTCAACCTGGGGGTGACCCTCTGGATCGGCGAACGCCTCATGGCCTTGACGGGGTTCCTCATTTTCGTGCTTCCGCTGGCCATTGCCGCGGTTACCATCATCCGGAGAACCAACCGGTATCGTAAGGAAGAGCTTTCCGACCATCTGAAGGATTTCCCGTGGTCGGCCGCGGCAGCCAGAAAGGGATAGGAGGGAGCTACTCGGGGCGGGTGACGAGAATGTTTGTCGTTGCCAGGACGGCCGTGGCAAGGGCGGCACCGGCCAAGCGGGTATTGCGGGCGAGACGGATGAGCTGCGGGACGATCCGGGGTTTCCGGAGGATGGTGGCGAGAACCTTCGTCAGGCGGATGTTCATGTCGTGGTCGGTGAATTCGTCGAGGGTGAAGGAGAGCTCCTCCCGGGCGCCGTCGCTTACGGCACGAAGTGCCACGAGTGGAATGCCGTAGCGGGCCGTTGTCTCGGCCACGGCCGCCGTTTCCATGTCGAGGACCGGCGCATGCAGGTCCGGGGGGAGCAGCGGCGCGAAGCTCCGTTTTGTCAGGATCTTTTCCGAGGTGATGATTTCGCCCGGCGTCACCCGGTTGAGGGATGCGCCGATACCGTCCAGGACTTCTGCCGCCAAGCTCCGGTCAACGCCCCCCTGGGGGCGAAGTCCGCCGTCGACGGCACGCCAGCATCCCGTGCCGACCACAAGGTCGCCTGCTTCAAGCCCGGGAAGGACCGCACCGCCGAACCCGAACGAAACGATGGCCGCGGGCGATGTCTCGGCGAGTGCCTCGGCGGCCTGGGCGGCGCGGAGGGGGCCCATCCCCGATTCGATGAGGGTGACGCCGACATCATGGAGGACGAAACGGTACCGGGTGAAATGGCCTTCCCGGTGTTTTTCGACCGGTCCGACCCGCCGCAGCAAGGGGCGCACTTCGTCGGGCATCGCCGCTATGAGACCGATGGTTTTTGCCGGCATGATTCCTCTCCTTCGCGAATGCATTTCCGGAACTCTATCAGAGCGGGGTGCCGCGGGGCAACGCATTTCACTCCTTGACAGGCCACGACCTTTGCGGTAGCGTAGAACGTCCCACCTGCCAACGGGACACGCATCCAGCACCAAATCTCTTGCCTTCATTCGGACAATCAACGTCGGTATCTGTAACTGGTTATAATCACGGTAACCGCATTAAGAAATGCGCGGCGCTTCCGTGTGCTGTCGTTTTGTTGTGTGCAGGCTTCGGGACCGTCTATGAAGATAACAGCCATCATCCCCGCCCGTTTCGCGTCGACCCGTTTTCCCGGCAAAGCCCTTGCCGAGATCATGGGGAAGCCGATGGTGCAGCACGTGTATGAACGGACATCCCGTGCCGGACTCGTGTCCGAGGTCATTGTCGCCACCGACGACGAACGGGTTGCCGATGCCGTTCGCGCCTTCGGCGGACGGGTCGAGATGACTGCAAAGGAGCATGAGACCGGGACCGATCGGTTGGCGGAGGTAGCAACCCGTATCGATGCCGATCTCGTTGTCAATGTTCAGGGGGATGAACCGCTCATCGAGCCGGCAATGATCGACGAGGCGATCGCTCCTCTTGCGACGGACGGCGCCATCCGGATGGGGACTCTGAAGAGCCGGATCAGGACGCTGCACGATTTTCTCAGCCCCAATGTTGTCAAAGTGGTTACCGACACCCAAGGATTTGCGCTCTATTTTTCACGGTCGCCCCTCCCCAATTTTCGCGACAAATGGAATGACCTGAAAGATGAGGCGTTCGTTACGGGGCGACTCCTCTGCCACAAGCATGTGGGGCTCTACGTCTATCGCCGCGATTTTCTTCTGGAATTCGCGCGAATGGCGCCCACGCCGCTGGAGCAGTCCGAGAAGCTCGAGCAGCTTCGCGCCCTGGAGAACGGCTGCCGGATCCGGGTGGTGGAGACCGAGTATGAGTCGATCGGCGTTGACACGCCGGCCGATCTGGAAAAAGTAATCGAAAAACTGAAAAAGGTGTAATGACATGAAAACCAAATTCATCTTTGTGACCGGCGGCGTTGTTTCGTCCATCGGCAAAGGGCTCGCCTCGGCATCGCTCGGGGCGCTTCTCGAGGCCCGGGGACTGCGGGTCACCATGCAGAAGCTTGACCCGTACATCAACGTCGACCCGGGGACCATGTCTCCGTTCCAGCATGGTGAAGTCTTCGTCACTGACGATGGCGCTGAAACCGATCTGGACCTGGGCCACTACGAGCGGTACACGTCGGCCCGGCTCTCGAAGCGGAGCAACTTCACCACCGGCCAGGTCTATTTCTCGGTCATCGAGAAGGAGCGCCGCGGCGACTATCTCGGCGGTACCGTTCAGGTCATTCCCCACATCACCGACGAGATCAAGCACAAGATCATCGAAAACGCCAAAGGGGCGGACGTCGCCATCGTCGAGGTGGGCGGCACCGTCGGAGACATCGAGTCCCTGCCGTTCCTGGAGGCGATCCGTCAGTTCAAGGCCGACCGTGGGGCGTCGAACGTCCTCTATCTTCACGTGACCCTCGTTCCGTACATCAAGACGGCCGGTGAGCTGAAGACCAAACCGACGCAGCATTCGGTCAAGGAACTGAGGGAGATCGGCATCCAGCCCGATATCCTCCTCTGCCGCTGCGAAAAGGATCTTCCTCACGACATGAAGGCGAAGATCGCCCTGTTCTGCAACGTGGAGGAGAAAGCGGTCATTACCTCGGCCGATGCCGAGCACATCTATGCGGTGCCGTTGGCTCTCCACCGGCAGGGGCTCGACGAGCAGGTGGTGGAGAAACTCAACATCTGGACCAAGGCCCCCGATCTCGCCCCGTGGGAGAGCGTTGTGGAAAAGCTTCGCAACCCCCTCAAGGGAGAGGTCCACATCGCCATCGTCGGCAAGTACGTCAACCTCACCGAGTCCTACAAGTCGCTGGCCGAGGCTCTGACCCACGGCGGGATCGCCAATGACTGCCGGGTTTTCCTCAAGTATCTTGATTCGGAGAAGATCGAGAACGAGGGGCTCGGCACCCTTCTGGACGACGTCGATGCGGTGCTCGTTCCCGGAGGATTCGGAGAGCGGGGAACCGAGGGGAAGATCAAGTCGATCGAGTACGTCAGGACGCGGAAGATCCCCTTCTTCGGAATCTGCCTCGGGATGCAGATGGCTGCCGTGGAATACGCCCGCAATGTCTGCGGTCTCGATGACGCCTTTTCCAGCGAATTCCGTCCCGACTGCGCCAATCCCATCATCAACCTGATGGAGGAGCAGAAAGGAGTCGAGCGCAAAGGGGGGACTATGAGACTTGGCGCATACCCCTGTACGCTTGCGAAGGGCTCGTTTGCCCAGAAGGCATACGGTTCCCTGGAGATATCAGAGCGCCACCGCCATCGTTACGAGTTCAATAATGCCTTCCGGGAGAACCTCTCTTCCAATGGGCTGGTGATCTCGGGCGTTTACAAGGAGGGCGATCTGGTGGAGATCATCGAGGTCGCCGACCATCCCTGGTTCCTTGGCTGCCAGTTCCACCCCGAGTTCAAGTCGAAACCGCTCAATCCGCACCCGCTCTTCCGGGCGTTCGTCGCTGCCGCCCTCGAGCACAGGAAGGTGAGGGGATAGTCTGCCCCTCACATTGGGAGCCATCGTGGTAAGAGAGATTGCAATCGGAAATGTCAAGATTGGCGGCAATCGGCCGCTGGTGCTGATCGCCGGGCCTTGCGTCATTGAGAACGAGGCGGCGACGCTGCGCTGCGCCGAGCGTCTCATGACCCTTGTGAATGGCGTTGCCATACCGCTCATCTTCAAGGCGTCCTACGACAAGGCGAACCGGACTTCCGTCACCTCCTTTCGCGGCCCCGGCATCAAGGAAGGGTTGCGGATCCTGAAAAAAGTGAAGGAGTCGCTGGGGATTCCGGTGCTGTCGGATATCCACTCCATCGAGCAGGTGCAGCCGGCGGCCGAGGTCCTCGACGTCATGCAGATTCCTGCCTTTCTCTGCCGCCAGACCGACCTGCTGGTGGAAGCTGCCCGCAGCGGGTGCGTGGTGAACGTCAAAAAAGGGCAGTTCCTGGCCCCGTGGGACATGGAGAACGTGGTGGGGAAGCTGGTCGCCAGCGGCAACGAGAAGGTCGTCCTCACGGAGCGCGGGGCATCGTTCGGTTACAACAATCTCGTCTCCGATATGCGAAGTCTGCCGATCATGCGTGGATTCGGCTTCCCCGTGGTGTTCGACGCCACCCACAGCGTTCAGCTCCCCGGCGGACAGGGGGGCTCCTCGGGGGGGCAGCGGCAATTTGTCGAATATCTCTCCCGTGCCGCCGTAGCCACTGGCATCGACGGCATCTTCATGGAGGTTCACGAGGAGCCGGACAAGGCCCTCTGTGACGGCCCTAACTCGGTCAAGCTCGACGACCTGCCGGCGCTGCTCAAGAAGCTGAAGGCAATCGACGCCATCGTAAAATGAAAGAGAGGGAGTGAGGAGCGGGGCGCATCGTCGCTCCTTATCCCTTGTTTCTTGCGGAGTTCCCATTGATTCTCGAAGAAGCGCGCAACGTTATCCGTATCGAGGCCGAGGCACTGCTGGCCCTCGCCGAAACCATCAACGGCGAGTTTGAACGTGCCGTTCGCCTTATCCTTGCCACCAAGGGGCGGGTGGTGGTGACCGGCATGGGGAAATCGGGGCTCATCGGCCAGAAAATAGCCTCCACCATGGCATCCACTGGAACGCCGGCTTTTTTCCTCCATCCGGCCGAGGGAATCCACGGCGATCTCGGAATGATCATGAAGGGCGACGTGGTCATTGCCATCTCCAATAGTGGCGAGACCGAGGAGGTCTGCCGGATCCTTCCGGTGATAAAGCGGCTTGGAGCCTCCCTCGTGGCCATGTCGGGAAATCCGAACTCCACCCTTGCCAAGGCGGGGGATATATTCCTCGATATCTCGGTCAAGGAGGAGGCCTGCCCCCTGGGGCTCGCTCCCACCGCGTCCACGACCGCCACCCTCGCCATGGGTGATGCACTGGCCGTGGCGCTTCTTGTTGAGCGGGGATTCAGCCCTGAAGATTTCGCACTGTTCCACCCCGGCGGCGCGTTGGGCAAGAAACTCCTCCTGATGGTGGAGGATGTCATGCACGGCGGTGGCGCCGTTCCGGTAGTGGCAGAAGATACGGCAATGCAGGACGCTCTCTTCGTCATGACGTCAAAGGGGCTCGGGGTGGTGGGAGTCATCGACGTTGCCGGCGCACTCCTCGGAGTAATCACCGATGGCGATCTTCGGCGGGCGCTGGGACGGGGGCTCGATATCCTGCACCTGCCGGCCCGTGAGCTCATGACCCGCAACCCGAAGCGGATCGGTCGGCGCGAACTGGCGGCCAAGGCGCTCCAGCGGATGGAGGAGCATGCCATAACCTCGCTCTTTGTGTTCGATGACGAGAATGACGGTCGACCGGTGGGTGTCGTCCATCTGCACGATCTCCTGAAAGTGGGAATAGCGTGATGGAAGAGCGCCTCGCAAAGATCAAGCTGCTGCTTCTCGACGTTGACGGCGTGATGACCGACGGCCGCATCATATTCGATTCCAATGGCGTCGAAAGCAAGTTCTTCAATGTGAAGGATGGCCACGGAATAAAGATGATCCAGCGGGCAGGCATCCAGGTCGGCATCATCTCCGGCCGGGAATCGATGGTGGTTACGAACCGGGCAGCCGAACTCGGCATTTCCATCGTCTACCAGAAGGCTCTCGACAAACTCTCTCCCTATCTCGACATTCTTGACAAGACCGGTTTCGATGATTCACAGATCGGCTTTGTCGGGGATGATGTCATCGATATTCCCGTCTTGCGCCGGGTCGGATTCGCCGCTGCCCCTGCCGATGCCGTCTCCGACGTATTTCCCTATGTCCATTTCACCACCAGAAACCGTGGCGGTTGGGGGGCCGTTCGCGAGGTCTGCGATCTGCTTCTCCGCGGGCAGGGGAAGTGGGACGAAGTCACGGCCCGCTACTTCCGCTAGTCTCGCTCCATTCCTTCTGCCGTTCCGGCTCCCTCGCGTTTCACTCCGAAAACATCATCTCCTTATGCCAAGCGGAGACTCTGTTTCTGATCCCGATTGGCGCCCCGTTGGCATATGCGGGAGTTGGCGCGTGGGACGATATTCACGCGTTGCGCGCCAGGCATCCATCCCGCTGGTCGGGTCAGGAGGGGTGGTACTACAATCTTTGTGCCAAATTGCCAGTTTGTTCCGACAATCCCCTTTACAGTGTTTGGGTGAGATGGTATACTGCGCCGGCAGTGATGATAAAGATAAGTAAAATCAGGCACGTACTGGCTGCCGCCATCGTTTTGGTCACGCTGTATCTGGTGATTTCCCTTGCCCTCAATGTGGGGACGGGGCGCAAGGCAGAGAAGGTGTTGCCCGCTCTGCCCCGAAATGTAGAACTTTCCCTCAAGAATATTCACTACACCGAAACGAAGGATGGCGTTAAGAAATGGGACCTTTACGCCAGGCAGGGGGAGTATGACAAGGAGCGCGAGGTAACCCGTCTGAGGGAGGTGCGGTTTGTCCTCCCTGGCGATGCGCGTACCGGTGACATAACCTTGCGTGCCGATCAGGCTGACTACCTCAATGCCTCAAAGGATGTGACCCTGAGCGGCAATGTGGTCGCCACGAGCGTTTCCGGCATGCAGTTCAGGACGGGGCATGTCTCGTATCAGTCGGCCCGTTCGCTGGTTACCACCGATGATCGGGTTCATTACGCCGATGGGCAGTTCGATGTCGACGGTGTCGGTATGGAGTTTTCGGTCAAGTCGCGGGATCTGCGGATATTGAAAGATGTTCGGGCCGTTGTTCGGCCTGTGAAAAAAGGATAAGATGAAGCGTTTTCTTTGTGCCTTCTCTCTGCTGTTCGTCCTGGGCGGGTCGGCGCTTGCCGCGCCTCCGGCCGGCGAGCGGGGGAAAGAGCCGATCACCATCAAGTCGAACGAGCTTTCGACTGACAGCAAGAGCCGGACAGCCACTTTTACCGGAAAAGTCACGGCCCGCCAGGGCGACCTGACGATCTATGCTGACCGGCTCGTCGTCCATTATAAGCAGGAAGGCGGCGATGTGGACCGTGTGGACGCCATCGGCAATGTGCGGATTGTTCAGGGAGATCGCCTTGCCACTGCCCGCGAGGGGGTCTATCTCAGTGCCGAACAGAAGATAGTCCTTTCCGGTGATCCCAAGGTCTTCCAGGGAGAAAATACGGTTTCGGGCAAGGTGATCACCTATTTCGTGAACGAAGAGAAAAGTGTCGTGACCGGCGGTCCGGATGGACGCGTCGAGGCGGTCATTCACCCGAAGAACAAGGCTGGTGATGGCGGCTCAAAGCGCTGATACGGTACTTTCAGCCCGGGGCCTCCGCAAGGGGTTCGGCCGTCGTGTCGTGGTAAACGGCGTCGATCTGCAGGTCTCCCCGGGGGAAGTGGTGGGGCTCCTCGGTCCCAACGGTGCCGGAAAGACGACCACCTTCTACATGGTTGTCGGCCTTGCCCGACCCGACGGGGGAGAGGTCTTTCTGGGGGATGAGGAGATTACCCCCCTCCCGATGTACCAGCGGGCGCAGCGGGGGATCAGTTATCTTCCCCAGGAACCGTCGGTTTTTCGCAAGCTGACCGTCGAGGAGAATATCCTGGCGGTGCTGGAGACTATGGACCTCTCGGCGTCTGAGCGGCGGGAGCGGGTCGAGGAACTACTGGCGGAGTTCAAGATCGGCCATATCGCCCGAAGCAAGGGATTCGCCCTTTCCGGCGGAGAGCGGCGACGAGTCGAGATCGCCCGGGCCTTGGCCACCAATCCGTCGTACATCCTTCTTGATGAGCCTTTTGCCGGCATCGATCCGATCGCGGTCATCGATATCCAGGGAATCATCACGGATCTGAAACGGCGCGGCATCGGCATCCTGATATCTGACCACAATGTTCGGGAGACCCTCGGGGTGTGCGATAGTGCCTATATCATGAGTTCCGGCGAGGTGATAGAGTACGGCGACCCGGTGAGGATTGCCGAAAGCAAGAAGGCCCGGGAAATTTACCTGGGAGAGAAGTTCAGACTGTGAGGCATGTCCCGGGCGTGACGGACAGCGCCGCCCTCCGCACTACGGTTTAGAAAAGAAACAACGTAAGGGTACCCTCTCTATGGCCATTGAGATGCGCCAACAAATGAAGCTGACCCAGCAGCTGGTGATGACGCCCCAGTTGCAGCAGGCGATCAAGCTCCTGCAATTGTCGCGGCTCGAGCTTCAGGATTTGGTGCGCCAGGAGATGGAGGAGAATCCGGTCCTGGAGGAGACGCTCGAGGCGGAGGAGGTCAAGGAGCAGGACCAGCTGGAACTCGCCGAGAAAGAAGAGCAACCGGCAGGTGAAGAAAAGGAGTTCCACGAGGTTCAGGCCGGGACGGAAACCCTGACCGATACCGATTGGGACAGTTACCTCGAAGGGTACAACTACAGCTCGGGCGAACAGCAGTACTATGACGACGAGGATCGCCCTTCGTACGAGAATATTCTTACCCGGAAAGGGACCCTCGTCGATCATCTCATGTGGCAGCTGAATCTTACCAACCTCACCGATTTCGAAAGCCGGGTGGGGGCCGAGATCATTGGTAACATCGACGAAGAGGGGTATCTCCGGGCCACCGTTGACGAGATTGCGGCTGCGTGCCAGACTGACATCGAGCTCGTTGACTCCACGCTGAAAAAGATCCAGGAGTTCGACCCGATGGGAGTTGGCGCCCGGGATCTGCGCGAGTGCCTCCTGATACAGGTGGATCAGCTCGGAATGAACGGCAGTGTGGTGGAAGGGATTCTCCTCAACCACCTCCACGATCTCGAAACCAGAAAATACAAGCAAATCGCCAAGGCCCTCGGGGTCGACGTGAACGATATTCTGACCGCCGCCCGGATTATCGCAAGTCTTGATCCCAAGCCCGGCCGCATCTACGGTTCCGAGGATGTCCACTACATTTCCGCCGATGTCTTTGTGTACAAGATCGCTGACGATTATGTCGTTGTTCTCAATGACGAAGGACTTCCCAATCTGCGGGTAAATCCGTTCTACGCAGGCGACGTGAAGGCAAATCCCCAGGTTGACGCCAAGGCTGAAGAGTACATCAATGACAAGGTGCGCTCGGCGACATGGCTCATCAAGAGCATTCACCAGCGGCAGCGTACCATCTACAAGGTGGCGAAGAGCATCGCCCGGTTTCAGCGCGACTTCCTCGATCGGGGGATCGAGCACCTGCGGCCGCTGGTCCTTCGCGACGTTGCCGAGGACATCGGCATGCACGAGTCGACCATCAGCCGCGTGACCACCAACAAGTACATGCAGACCCCGCAGGGGCTCTTCGAGATGAAGTACTTCTTCAATAGCGGCATCTCCACCACCGAGGGCGATTTCATCGCCTCCGAGAGCGTCAAGAACAAGATCAAGGAGATCGTCGACGCCGAGGATCCCCGCAAACCCTACAGCGACCAACGCATTGCCGAACTCCTGTCGGCCCACAGTATCAACATTGCCCGGCGGACCGTTACCAAATATCGGGAGATGCTGCGGATCGGCTCGTCATCCGAGCGCAAACGTCACTTCTGATCTCTATGTAGCTTATTTTATCAATCTTCGATGTTCCGGCTTGAAGGATCGTAAATTCGTGTTTACCTTGAATCAGGAGGCACGGTCCGGAACGCATTCACCGCAAGGAGGAAGTTATGCAAATTACAACAACGTTCAGGCACATGGAGCAGAGCGAGGCCCTCAAGAGCTATGCCGCCGAAAAACTGGAGAGGGTGAAGAAATATATCGACGAACCCGTCACCGCCCAAGTCTTCTTTACGGTCGAGAAGATCCGGCATGCGGCCGAGGTCACCCTGACCGCCAAAGGGGTCATCATCAAGGCCGCTGAAGAAACCAACGATATGTATGCCGCCCTCGATGCGGTGGTGGACAAGATCGAGCGGCAGCTGCGGCGTTACAAAGAGCGCCTCAAGGAGCACAAACCCGCTGCCGATACCCGTGCTATCGAAGTCCAGAAGAGCATCGTGACCGCAGAGAGCATTGAGCAGCAGAAACAGCCGGTCATCATTCCGAGCAAGACCATTTCCATCAAGCCGATGTCGGTTGATGAGGCCGTTATGCAGATGGATCTTCTGCATAAGGATTTTCTCGTCTTCACCGATTCGTCCACCGAAGCGATCAACGTCGTCTACCGGCGCAAGGATGGCAACTACGGCCTGATCGAGCCCACTCCCAAGTAAGGCATTAAGCCGCGCCGCCTCGTGCGGCGCGGCTCCTTACCCGACGGAAGCCGCTGCCCCCCTCCACCCACATCGAGGATATCCACCTTTGAACAGCATCAGTCTTTCAATCGCTGACCTCCTCAACGATACGGAGTACGGGCTGGACCTTGTCCTGCATGCGGGGGAGCGGGGTGTGGACCACCGGGTGCACAGCTCCCGCATTCAAAAGCCGGGACTGGCGCTGACGGGGTATACGGAGCATCTCCATCCCGACCGCGTGCAGGTTCTGGGCAATACCGAAATTTCCTACCTGCGGCAGATTCCCGGGGCCCAGGCGGCGATCAATATCGCCAAGCTCTGCCAGTATCCCATCTCGTGCTTCATCATCACCAAGGGATTGGAGCCTCCCGACATCCTTCGTGACGAGACGGAAAAGGCGGGGATTCCGCTCCTTGTGTCGCCCCACCAATCGTCGACGTTCATTTCCCTGATCACCAAGTTTCTGGAAGAGCGGCTGCTCCCCACCACCCATATCCACGGGGTGCTCGTGGATGTGCTCGGTGTCGGGGTGCTGCTCCTGGGCAAGAGCGGCATCGGAAAGAGCGAGTGCGCCCTCGACCTCGTCATCCGCGGTCACCGGCTCGTGGCGGATGATGTGGTCTACGTCAAGAAAAAGATGCCGGCGGCACTGGTCGGCCAGGCGGCCGAAGCGATCCAGTACCACGTCGAAATTCGCGGCCTTGGCATCATCAATATCAAGAACCTCTTCGGCGTTTCCTCCATCCGAGAGAAGAAGATCATCGACATGGTGATCGAGCTGGTGGAGTGGGACCCGGACCACGAGTACGACCGTCTCGGGATCGACGACGAGTTCTACCGCATCCTCGATATCGAGCTCCCCTATATCAGGATTCCGGTGCGCCCGGGGCGCAACCTCACCTCCATCATCGAGGTGGCGGCACGAAATCATCTCCTCAAGGGGATGGGATACCATTCGGCCCGTGAACTGCAGGAAAAGCTCATGGCGCGGATGGAGGTTCGCCCCCTCGGGGACGAAGTGGAGTAACGGATGCGGATACTCGTCATCAGCGGACTTTCAGGCTCCGGCAAGTCGACGGCAGTGCGCGTTCTCGAGGATGAGGGTTTTTTCTGCATCGACAATTTGCCGGTCCAGTTGTTTCCCACCATCATCGATCTGGTCCGAAAGGCCGAGGAGAAGGTGCCGGGGGTCGCGCTGGTCATGGATATCCGGGGCCGCGATTTCCTGAAAGGGTACGAGCGGGTCTTCCAGGAAATCCGCGAGGCCGGCAACACCATCGAGATTGTCTTCTTCGACGCCACCGACGAGGTCCTGATCCGGCGCTTTTCCGAGACGCGCCGGCGCCATCCCGCCCTTGAGAGTGGGTCGGTGCCCGAAGGGATACGGTACGAGCGCGACCAGTTGGCCGGGTTGCGCCGCCAGGCCACGCTGGTGATCGATACCTCGGAGCTTAACGTGCATCAGCTGAAGGAGCTTTTCACCGCCAAGGTGAAAGGGGAATCGGGCCCCCGGCGGATGACGATCCAGCTCCAGTCGTTCGGCTACCGCTACGGAATTCCCCTCGAGTCCGACCTGGTGATGGATGTCCGGTTTCTTCCCAATCCACACTTCGTACCCGAACTCAAGCCGTTCACCGGACTTGACGCCTCCGTTCGCGCCTACGTTCTGGAAAAGCCTGAAACCGCGGAGTTCCTGAAGAGCTTCACGGACCTGCTCGGCTTTCTCGTTCCGTCCTACCGACGGGAAGGGAAGTCGTACCTCACCGTCTCCATCGGTTGCACGGGGGGGAGGCACCGGTCGGTCGCACTTGTGGAGGAACTCGGCCGCTTCTTTGCCGACAAGGGGTTCGCAGTCAAAACAACCCATCGGGATATAGAGAAGGGATAGAAATGATCGGACTGGTTCTCGTGACCCATGCCGGCCTTGCCGCCGAGCTTCTCCGTGCCGCAGAAATGATCGTCGGTCCCATCGACCGTGCGGAGGCCGTTGGAATCCAGCCGGGTGACCCGGCCGAAAAGGTAATGGCCGATATTGCGGGGGCGGTCAAGCGGATCTCAGAGGGGGGAGCGGTCATCATGACCGACATGTTTGGCGGGACCCCCTCAAACATGAGCCTCTCCTACCTCGAAAGCGGCAGGATCGAGGTGCTGACCGGCGTCAATCTGCCGATGATCATCAAGTTCGCCACGGAACGTGCCAACGCCTCCGTCTCCGACCTTGCCGGATCCATCAGGGATTGCGGGCGGGACGGCATCACCGTTGCCGGTGATTATCTGAAATAACCTCAAGGACTTGACCGTAATGCTCGTACAGGAATTCACCATCGTCAACAAACTGGGGCTTCACGCCCGCGCATCGGCCCTTCTTGTCAAGACCGCCAGCCGCTTCAGCGCCGAAATCAAGATTGGCCGCGAAGGGATCGAGGTCAACGGCAAGAGCATCATGGGGATCATGATGCTTGCTGCCGCCAAGGGGACCACCATCACCGTCACTGTTGACGGCGGCGACGAAGCGGAGGCCATGGCGGCCCTATCGGACATCATAACCAATGGATTCGGTGAGGAGTGACAGCAGAATATTCCGCGGCATAGGGGCTTCTCCCGGCATTGCCATTGGAACGGTGCGGATGACCGACCGGGGGAGGGTGGTGGTGGCTGAGACGGCCATTGCCCCCGAAGAGGTCCCCCATGAGGTCGAGCGCTTTACCGCAGCCCTCTCGAAGGCCCGCGCCGATCTTTCGTCCCTCAAGCAGCAGTTCGCCTCCACCCATGGGCCTGAGCATCTCTACGTAATCGACACCCACCTCCTCATCCTGGAAGACGGCATGCTCATCCAGGGGACCGTCGAGCTGATCGAACG contains:
- a CDS encoding carotenoid biosynthesis protein; translation: MGDMLGIAVGTVTMRPYVFAFFAAYLVAAVPHLGWRKIALFTVAGYLTSFISEVSSINTGIPYGWYYYIDATSARELWIAGVPFFDSLSYVFLAYCSYATALFVVSPVKAWRWELVTLETHAIRRSLSVLFLGSLFQVFLDIITDPVALQGRRWFLGQIYGYRETGIHYGVPLSNYGGWWLVSALMIFIMQMIDRGWERPGKRPAGVANLPFRSLYGPVLYLSVIAFNLGVTLWIGERLMALTGFLIFVLPLAIAAVTIIRRTNRYRKEELSDHLKDFPWSAAAARKG
- a CDS encoding phosphorylase family protein; its protein translation is MPAKTIGLIAAMPDEVRPLLRRVGPVEKHREGHFTRYRFVLHDVGVTLIESGMGPLRAAQAAEALAETSPAAIVSFGFGGAVLPGLEAGDLVVGTGCWRAVDGGLRPQGGVDRSLAAEVLDGIGASLNRVTPGEIITSEKILTKRSFAPLLPPDLHAPVLDMETAAVAETTARYGIPLVALRAVSDGAREELSFTLDEFTDHDMNIRLTKVLATILRKPRIVPQLIRLARNTRLAGAALATAVLATTNILVTRPE
- the kdsB gene encoding 3-deoxy-manno-octulosonate cytidylyltransferase, translated to MKITAIIPARFASTRFPGKALAEIMGKPMVQHVYERTSRAGLVSEVIVATDDERVADAVRAFGGRVEMTAKEHETGTDRLAEVATRIDADLVVNVQGDEPLIEPAMIDEAIAPLATDGAIRMGTLKSRIRTLHDFLSPNVVKVVTDTQGFALYFSRSPLPNFRDKWNDLKDEAFVTGRLLCHKHVGLYVYRRDFLLEFARMAPTPLEQSEKLEQLRALENGCRIRVVETEYESIGVDTPADLEKVIEKLKKV
- a CDS encoding CTP synthase; translation: MKTKFIFVTGGVVSSIGKGLASASLGALLEARGLRVTMQKLDPYINVDPGTMSPFQHGEVFVTDDGAETDLDLGHYERYTSARLSKRSNFTTGQVYFSVIEKERRGDYLGGTVQVIPHITDEIKHKIIENAKGADVAIVEVGGTVGDIESLPFLEAIRQFKADRGASNVLYLHVTLVPYIKTAGELKTKPTQHSVKELREIGIQPDILLCRCEKDLPHDMKAKIALFCNVEEKAVITSADAEHIYAVPLALHRQGLDEQVVEKLNIWTKAPDLAPWESVVEKLRNPLKGEVHIAIVGKYVNLTESYKSLAEALTHGGIANDCRVFLKYLDSEKIENEGLGTLLDDVDAVLVPGGFGERGTEGKIKSIEYVRTRKIPFFGICLGMQMAAVEYARNVCGLDDAFSSEFRPDCANPIINLMEEQKGVERKGGTMRLGAYPCTLAKGSFAQKAYGSLEISERHRHRYEFNNAFRENLSSNGLVISGVYKEGDLVEIIEVADHPWFLGCQFHPEFKSKPLNPHPLFRAFVAAALEHRKVRG
- the kdsA gene encoding 3-deoxy-8-phosphooctulonate synthase, coding for MVREIAIGNVKIGGNRPLVLIAGPCVIENEAATLRCAERLMTLVNGVAIPLIFKASYDKANRTSVTSFRGPGIKEGLRILKKVKESLGIPVLSDIHSIEQVQPAAEVLDVMQIPAFLCRQTDLLVEAARSGCVVNVKKGQFLAPWDMENVVGKLVASGNEKVVLTERGASFGYNNLVSDMRSLPIMRGFGFPVVFDATHSVQLPGGQGGSSGGQRQFVEYLSRAAVATGIDGIFMEVHEEPDKALCDGPNSVKLDDLPALLKKLKAIDAIVK